Within the Desulfitibacter sp. BRH_c19 genome, the region ATTCTATATAAATCCTTGCTTTTCATGGGAGCCGGTGCAGTAATATACGCTACTGGCAAACGTAAGCTGTCGGATTTAGGGGGCTTATATAAGCAAATGCCTTGGGTCACCTTGTTCTTTGCAGTAGCTGCCTTCTCAATCTCTGGTATCCCTTTATTCAATGGATTTATCAGTAAATCCATGATTATTTCAGCAGCAGGGTATAGCCATATGCCATCGGTAGAACTACTGCTGTATTTAGCTAGCATTGGTACCTTTCTCTCTATTGCTTTAAAATTACTTTATTTCATGTTCTTTGGTGAAGACAAGGGTTTAGAGACGAAAAAGCTACCTACTAATATGTATATTGCCATGGCTGGAGGGGCATTCTTGTGTACCATGTATGGATTAGCACCTAACCTATTATATAACATTCTTCCATACCCAGTAGATTATCATCCATATGGCTTGTACCATATAATAGATACAGTACAGCTCTTGGCAGCGACTCTGATTGTTTTCTGGATTTTCCTGCCTTACATGGCGACCAAGCTTATGATTTCTGTAGATACTGATTGGTTTTACAGAAAACCATTAAAAGTTCTAATCCACGGTGTCGTTAATGTGGTCTGTTACATTCGTGAATATTCAGCAGCAAAGTTACTGTTGGCCCTAAAGAGCACAGTACCCTTTTTCGCTAACCCAGTTAAATTTGCCCCACAAGCAGTAGAAGCTTCCCTTGTAGCATATGACGAGGACCACTACCGCTTCCCAGTGGGGATGACTGTATTAATGAGCATTGTTGTCTTCTTGCTAACATTCTCATACATCATTTTCGCATAAACCAACCTTCAAAACCAACCACGGGGACGGTTCTCCTGGTTGGTTTTTGTTTTCAAAAAATGCGTGACACGGGGACGTTTCGTTTGTCATCTAAATTAACAAATTTACGATGACTATCAACGCTAGTCTTGCATGGGTTCAGCTATGCCAACAAGTTGGCAATTTTCGCTCTATAACTTTCAGATGGTTAGTGAAACTTAGTTCAGGTGCTTTTTCCTGAACTATAGTTGAACTAATCCTGTGGGAAACTCCACCTGAAGTCAAGAATCTTGTTTATTATTAGCGCAATAAGCCAGAAAGGAAAGGGATAACCCCTTTCTCCCTTCTGGCTTATTTTATTCTATAAAATCACAGGAACTTCAAAAAATATACATCTCCTTAGGGAGGAATCTAGATGTAAAAAAAGAATATATGATTAAGATGAAATAACAAATTTTAGGGAGGTATTTGATTTGGGTGGCTACACAGGAAAAATTCTAAGAGTTAACTTAACTACTGGTGAAATCATAAAAGACGAGCTGGATTTAGCTAAAGCAAAGAAATTTATAGGTGGACGTGGTTTAGGTGCAATGATGTTGTCGGAAGAAATAGCGTCAGATGTAGATCCATTGAGCCCAGATAATAAGGTTTTCTTTGTTACAGGACCTCTTACTGGTTCATCCGTACCAACAGGTGGCAGATTCATGGTAGTAACTAAATCCCCTTTGAACAACGCTATTGCTTCTTCAAATTCAGGTGGATACTGGGGAGCAGAACTAAAGTTTGCTGGATATGATATGCTTATCGTTGAAGGAAAAGCAGACAAGCCAACAAATATTTTCATAAATGATGACAAAGTGGAACTTCGCTCCGCAGAAAATGTTTGGGGCAAGATTGTAAGTGAGACTACTGACACATTAACAGAGGAGTTTGGCGATCCTAAAGCTAAAGTAATGTGTATAGGCCCTGGGGGAGAAAAACTATCATTAATCGCTGCTGTAATGAATGACCGTTTCAGAGCAGCTGGTAGAAGTGGTGTCGGAGCTGTAATGGGTTCAAAGAACCTGAAGGCAGTAGTAGTTAAGGGTAGCGGAAAAGTCGATGTTGCAAATCCTGATAAATTAAGAGAAGTACTTAAGGTTGCTTCCAAGAAGATTAGAGAGCACGGAGTAACTGGACAGGGCTTACCTGCCTATGGTACAGCTATACTTGTAAATGTTGTTAACGAAAGTGGCGTTTACCCCACTAATAACTTTCAGGAGTCCTTTTTCTCAACTGCTGAAGCCACAAGTGGAGAAACTCTTGCCGAGAAATATTTAAAGAAGAAGGATCCATGCTATCGCTGTCCAATAGCCTGCGGTAGATACTGTGAAGTAGATGGAGTAGGCGGAGGCGGACCAGAATATGAAACCATCTGGGCATTTGGTGCTGATGTGGGAGTAGATAACCTTGAAACAGTTATTAAGGCAAATAATCTATGTAATGAGCTTGGGATAGATACAATTTCCGTAGGTGCTACAATTGCAGCAGCGATGGAACTATATCAAAGGGGATATATCAAAGATGAAGCTTTAGCTGGTGGTCCAGCATTGAAGTTTGGTAGTTCAGAGGCTGTTTTGCATTATACCAGTGCAATAGGTTGGGGAGAAGGCCTAGGTGCTAAAATGGCTGAAGGTAGCTATAGATTGGCTGATTTCTATGGGGTACCTGAATATTCAATGTCTGTTAAAAAGTTAGAACTTCCAGCCTATGACCCTAGAGGTATTCAAGGGCATGGACTTCAGTACGCAACTTCAAATAGGGGAGGCTGTCACGTAAGAGGTTACTTGATCTCTCCAGAAATCTTAGGAGTTCCAGAAAAGTTAGATCGCTTTGCCTTAGAAGGCAAAGCAACATGGGCAAAAATATTCCAGGATTTGACTGCTTCAATTGATGCAGCAGGACTTTGCTTATTTACCTCTTTTGCATGGGGCGCAGATGACTATGCTGACGTATTAAATGCAGTAATGGGGACAGAACTTACTGGTGCTGATATTCTAGCTATTGGGGATAGAATTTGGAACGTAGAAAGAGTCTTTAACCTTGCAAATGGTTATACAAAAGATGATGATACACTACCAAGACGATTATTAGAAGATCCAATTTCAGATGGACCATCTAAGGGTCATGTTCACCGTTTATCCGAGCTTTTACCAGAGTACTATGAAGTAAGAGGTTGGGATGAAGATGGATTACCTACACAGGAGAAGCTAACCGAATTAGGATTAGTAGGTGAGAAGCTTCCAAAGTTCAAGGTAGGTTAAGACTAACAAGGAGCCAATTTTCCTTGAATAAATTAAGAGTTAGCTACAAGAAAATGCTGAGAACTTCCCTGATAAATAGGGAAGTTCTCTTACTAAAAGGTAGGTGCAGTAGATGTCATATAGGTTGGCCCAAGGAGAAGAGTTTGAGGTTATATTAAAACCTAAGAATAATATTAGAAAACTTTACCTGGAAATAACCAATCATTGCAACTTACAATGTAAAATGTGCTATAGACATGTTTGGGAAAATGATATGGGCTATATGCCTATTGAGCAGGTTGAAAAGATTATAGGAGAATTAGAAAGCTTTCCAAATATAGAAAGGGTTGTGTTAGGTGGGATAGGGGAACCTACCTACCATCCACAATTTGCGGAAATAGTAAAGTTGTTTAAAGGTAAATATCCCCTTACTATAACCACAAATGGAACCCTTCTAGAAAAAGAAGTTGCTGAGTTAATAGTAGCTGAAGAAGTTGCAGAGTTAATAATTTCAGTAGACAGCAGCCTAGAGGAGGGCTTTAAAGACATAAGGCAGATAGAACTTACTCCACTTCTGGAAAAGCAAAAATACCTTAAAGACTTAAAGCAAAAGAGAAAAACAATCTACCCTAGGTTATCCTGGGAATTTGTTGCCATGAGGTCAAATATAACTACCTTACCTCAAGTAGTAAGACTAGGTGCGGAATTAGGAGTTTCAACACTTTATGTTACTCACATGATGCCAGTAGATATAGAAAGTGTAGGAGAAATTTTGTATGAAAAGGGATTAACCAGAGAAGTAGGAGCAATCTTTCGTAGGGCTGTAAATGTTGGTTTTGCAACTGGTATCAACGTGGTACTTCCTACAACAGATTTGAAAACTGACAGGGCTTGTAGATTTGTAAATAATTATTCTGCTATAATAAGTTGGGATGGAGAAGTTTGCCCTTGCTATAGACTATTACACCCCTGCCAGGAAATTGTTTCTAAAAGGAGTAAGAAATTACTCCAAAAGTCCTACGGAAATATTAAAGAAAAAACATTAGAGGATATCTGGACAGCACCTGAATATATGAAGTTTAGATATAAGGTGCAGAATAACCTTTACCCTTCTTGTACTGACTGCGACCTAGTGGATGGCTGTGATTTAGTCGTTGATAGTGAACTAGATTGCATAGGTAACTCACCAGCATGTGGAGACTGCCTATGGGCCAGAGGCATAGTCTTCTGCCCCTAAAACCAACCACGGGGACGGTTCTCCTGGCTAATTCTACCTAAATGCGGCCTAGAAAGTCTAATATTTAGCATTTTTGCGTATATTGCTGTTTTCTAAGGTATGGTATAATTTAGAAAAAAGGAGTTCCACAATGCCAAGACAGCCGAGGAGTAAAAGTTCAACAGGGGTTTACCATGTCATGGTAAGGGGAGTTAATAGGCAAAACATATTTTGTGATGACGAAGACAGACAAAAGTATTTGTACATTTTGAAAAATGTTCAGGCTACAGATCCATATAGAATTTTGGGTTATTGCCTTATGAATAACCATGTGCATTTGTTGCTTCAAGAAGGAGACAATAATATTGCTCAAGTGATGAAACGTATAGGTGTTGCTTATGTTCGATGGTTTAATAAGAAATACAATAGAGTAGGGCATCTTTTTCAAGATCGCTTTAAAAGTGAAGAAGTAGAAGAAGAAGCATACTTATTAACAGTTTTACGATACATTCATCAAAATCCTATAAAAGCAAAATTGGTAATAAGTATTGACGCGTATCAATGGACCAGTTACAGAGCATATATAGGAGAAAAAACTTACCCTATGGACCTTGTGGAAACCGAACTTATTAATGATTTATTGGGCATAAGTGATAAAAAATCTTTTGAGGTTTTTGAGCAATACATGCAAGAGCCAAACAAAGATGATTGCTTAGAAGTAGATGAAAAACAACCCTTAACAGATAAAGAATTGCAAAAAATCATAGAGAGTTTAACCAATAGTTCTTCGCCTACTTCAATAAAGCATATGGAAAAGGCACAACGTCTAGAAATATTAAAAGAAATAAAATCACTTGAAGGTGTAACTGTTAGACAAATTTCACGAATTACAGGACTTGGGCGATACATAATAGCAAATGCTTAAAGAACCATAAAAGAACAATTATAGAAAACCAACTGTAAAAAAACCAACCATCAGAACCGTCCCCATGGTTGCTAAAAAGGAAAGAAAGGGTGATAGTGTGGAAATAAAAGTGAAGCTCTTTGCCACGTTTAGAGAGGGTCGATTTGCAGTAGAACAAATGGAGTTTCCTGAGGGTGCCACCGTTTTAGATGTTGCCAAGAAAATAAAAATCGAACCCAAGGAAGTATCTATTGCTATGATAAATGGGTTCTCTTCAGAGTTAGATAGTGTTTTGAATGAAGGCGATACATTAGTCCTATTTCCTCCAGTAGGCGGGGGTTAGAGGTGGTAATGGAGGTTGTGTTCGCGCCTTAGGGTAGTTTCCAAATATTAACTAAATCGCCTGTTGCTGAATTCACCTTTCCTGCTGCTATCTCAATTAAACAATTACTATATGCATGGGTTTTGATCGCGCCACAGAATTGATTATTAAATGGAGTTGTATACAAACAACCATGCTGTTCATAATAAGTGCCCCACAAAAAGCCTCGTAGTCCACCCTTGCGATGTACGTCTGTTGAAAGCTTTGCTTGGCTTTGTTCTAAATGCCTATTTGTGCCGGCAAGCTTTGAAATGACCGGGAACATGACTAATAGCATGGCAACAGCTGATCCGGCAGGATTACCTGATAAGCCAATTAGTAGCTGCCCATCTTTTACGGATGCGACAACAGGGGCACCAGGACGAATGGCAACCTTGTTAAATAATCTGGAAACAGATATCATATCCATAGCTTCTTTAATAACGTCATATGCTCCAGAGGCAGTACCTCCAGTTGAGATCACAATAGGCAATCTTAGCCGGTAGGCCTTTTCATATACCTGTATCACATCTTCAATCCGATCTTTGACTATTCCCAAACTTACTGGAACACCCCCAGCCTGTCGAATGATTTCAGCTAGTGTATAAATATTAGAAGCTCTTAATTGCCCATGTTGCAGTTGACTATGTACATCAACCAGTTCATTTCCCGTTGAAAATATCCCGATTTGCGGCTTTTTATAGACAGGGACAGGGTCAATCCCTAAAGTTGCTAAAACACCCATATGGGCACATGTAAGAACTGTCCCGCTGGCAAACAAGGGCTCGCCGTTAGAAATATCCTCACCTTTTGGGGCAATACATTCCCCACTAAAAATTTTCCTTTTGATAATAACAGTAGAATCATTCTCCGATTTAGAACCTTCAGCTTCAGAAGCAGTTTCTGTAACCTCTTCTTTCTTTACAAGACAATTTGCTCCCTGCGGTAAAGGGGCTCCTGTAAAAATCTTCATAGTAGTTCCTGGCACTAGTATTTTTTTTGAATAAGAGCCAGCGGCTACCGTATCTATGATTTTCATGGATACTGGATGATCTATTGTTGCTTCAAGTGTATCGGATGCTATCAGGGCAAATCCATCAATAGGTGAACGATCAAAGGCGGGGACATCCTCGGTAGCAACAACCTCTCTGGCTAACACTCTCCCGCCTGCCTCCCACAAGGGTACTGTTTCCACATTTCCAGGTAATAACAATGAACTTTCTAATTCATTGAATAAAATATCTATAGCATTCTCGAGTAAAAGCATTCTTAATTCCTCCCAATACAATGTCTTACTTGACAGAAAATTTCATATTAAATTTATTTCAACACTTTCAGATATTATCCTGTTTTAATCTAAAGAAGTATCTATTTCACTAGTTCACAAAATGAACTCGTTCAGCCAAAGCCGAACATCGGGGAATCAGATGGAGACTCTACTCCACCTGATTTAGAGCCCACTTATAGAAGTGGGGGTCTTAAGCCATATAGAATATTATGGATAAACCTTGGCGGGTAAAAGTGCCAGCCTACTATAAATATTTAACAATATTTATAGAATTTTTATAATTGATTTATAATGAGTTTATTATCATTACCTATAATGACCTTAGACTTAATAAAGGAGGTCATTATAAATGACTAAAATTAAATTAATGTATGATGTAGTGAAAGTTCTGAGAGTTAAAGAGATTTTTAAAGGAACTTTGAAAGTAGAAGTTAGAAAAGATCGAGTTAAAGTATTTAGCCTGGACAAGGAATTTGAAAAAAATACAATAACTGGTCAGGTTAAGGCAATGATTAACACAGAGGTAGACTATGAGGGAAATAAAGTTAAACATCAAAGCAGCACAGAATTTAACATGGAAGGCTGCAAAGTCAAACATCATGGTTTTATCAAACATATGCATGGAAACCGTAAGCATTCCGACATGAAATGTTGCGGGGTAAAGGATAGGCTTTCTAAGATGGCTTTCATGCTAAGTGTCTTAAATAATATGACTGTAATTGAACAGGAAGACAAGGGTGTAGAACTAGCTATCAACATCAATGAAATACCTGAAGACCTGAAAAATGCAATCAAAGAAAAGATGAATTATAAGGCCAATCATAAAATGCATCATGAAATGAACCAGCACCAAAAAGGGCACCATCACTGTATGAAAGATTTCTGCTTATCAGAGGATGCAAATGCTGACATTAAAATTCGCATCAATAAAAATAGTGAAATAGAAAACATTACACTTTCAGTTAGTGGAAACCAGAAAAATAAAATTAATGCATCAGATGAATTAAATGGATCAAATAAATTAAATCAAACAAATAATGAAACCCATGCTATAGATCTTGAAGCAGAACTAAATCTACTATGGTAAGTTTTTGAATAGAAATTCGCTCAAAAAATAAGGTGAAATTATAAGGCATAAGTAAGTAGTAAGGTTTTCAGTATAAGGGCGTGAGATTTAGGAAATAGTTTACGCCCTTATATTTTTTAACCATTGCAAATAAAATGTTATAATGGAACTAGTAATTGTAATGAATGAATGAATGGATGGAGACAAATATGTTTATGAAAAAGAAACAAATCCATAGATATTTTCATAAAGGACAACACGTTTGTATGTACCACAAAGATTTTCATATATATCATCGGTATTTAAAATGGATACGCCCAGCTGTGTTTCTGTTTCATCTTTTTATAGTTTATCTGCTCTTCAGATGGATAGGAAATCAAACCATTGCCATCCTTTTTGCAGTATTTATTAGCATTAAAGAAATCATGCATTTATCTTTCCTTTGGCGACTAGAGAATAAGATTTTCAAGCCTATGAATAAACTCAAAACTGCTGTAGATGAGATAGCTAATGGAAATTATAATGTGAAAGTGGACTATGAGGTATCAAATGAATTTACAGTTTTAATACACTCTTTTAATGAGATGGCTGAAAAATTACAAGAAAGCGAAAAAATACAGCTTGCCTATGAAGAAAATAGAAAAGCATTAATAGGCAATATTTCACATGATCTAAAAACCCCTATTACCGCTATACAAGGGTATATAGAGGCAGTTCTTGATGGTGCTGCTATATCACCGGAAAAAACCAGTAAATACCTAAAAATCATATATCATAATACTGTATATATAAATAAGCTCATTGATGATCTATTCCTTTTCTCCAAAATTGACATGGAAAAACTGGATTTTCAATACCAGGATATAGAAATACGTTCATATATGAGGGATCTCATGGAAGAGTTTCAGCTGGAACTAGAAGAAAGGCAGGTTAAATTTTACTATACAGATAAAATGGAATCTGAGCAGCTTGTCCATTTGGACAGAAAGAGAATACATCAGGCTGTGCGTAACATTATTGGAAATTCTGTACAATATGGAAATAGAGAAGGCTTAACTATCTGGGTAGAGTTGTCCTTAGAGGGTAATTTTACGTATATTAAATTAAGAGATAATGGGCCAGGAATCCCAAATGATAAACTTCCTCATGTGTTTAATAGATTTTATAGAGTGGATGTTGAACGTACAAAAGATTTTATGAGTACAGGCTTGGGTTTGGCTATAGCCAAGGAGTTGATAGAAGCTCATGGAGGAGAAATTACAGTTTCAAGCATAGAACAAGAAGGCACCTGTTTTACTATAATGCTTCCAGCTGCGAAATAATTAAGGGAGGTCGTTTATCTAAGTGAAACAAAAACAGATCTTAATTATCGAGGATGATATAAATATTGCAGAATTGGAGCGGGATTATCTTCAATTAAATGGTTATAAAGTAGATCTTGTTCAAGATGGATCACTGGGACTCAAGAAAGCCCTTGCTGGCATATACGACATTATTCTTGTAGATTTAATGCTTCCTAATACAAATGGATATGAGATCATACAGGAGATACGAAAAAAGCTCGAAATTCCAATCATTGTTGTTTCTGCCAGGAATGAAGATATTGATAAAATAAGGGGATTGGGCTTTGGAGCCGATGATTATCTAACAAAACCTTTTAGCCCAGCCGAATTAGCAGCTAGAGTAAAATCACACATTAAAAGATATGAGCGCCTTATGGGAAAAAAAGTGCCTAATGAGATAATAAATCATAAGGGGTTAGAAATAAATACAGCAGCCCATAGAGTCTATATTAATGGTAAAGAAATTCAAATGACCACAAAGGAATACGATTTTTTATTGTATCTTGCTTCTAATCCAAACATTGTTCTTAGTAAAGAGCAAATTTTTGATACCATATGGGGAGAAGAATACTATGGAGATACAGCAACAGTAGCTGTTCATATCCAGAAAATAAGAAAAAAAATAGAAAAAGACCCATCCAATCCGGAATACATTGAAACCTTATGGGGAGCAGGGTATCGTTTTAACTCGTAGGCAGGGATATATAAAACTACTTGGTAATCATGGATAACTTAACTAATGAAAAGCTTAGAGAAAACATAGAACGTGATTGTATAGAAATATATAAATCATAATCAAATAGAAACAGATTAGTGTATATAGATCTTGGTCTTTATAAGAAAGTCTGCCTATATTAGAACCCCCTGACTTTAGGCATGGGGAGTTTCAGAGGACTTGGGCGATACATAATAGCAAATGCTTAAAGAACCATAAAAAACAACTATAGAAAACCAACTGTAAAAAACCAACCATCAGAACCGTCCCCGTGGTTGCTATACGCTATCCGATTTGCAAAACTTTACCAATAATAATATTCTTATCTGTACACATAATATGTCTATGGCGAAGCGATTTTTTATTTACGGATTAATAGGATGGATTATGGAAATATTGTGGACTGGATCTTTATCTGCCCTCGCTGGGGATTGGCGACTAATGTCCACCACATATATGTGGATGTTTCCCATTTATGGGCTAGCGGTTTTTCTGGAGCCTCTTCATGATCATATTCGTCAATGGCCCTGGTGGATGCGGGGTGTGGTCTGGGTGGGTACCATTTGGTTTATAGAATCTAGTACAGGATTGCTAATTCAATCACTCATCGGAAGACCCCCCTGGGACTATACAAAATCTGCATGGCAGATAGCTGGACTTATTAGAGTAGACATGGCTCCCCTGTGGTTTCTAGTGGGTCTCCTTTTTGAGAGGTTGCATGATTATTTGATACAGGTTATCAAGATTCGGTGACAAACACGGTTTATCCGTGTTTTTTGTATTCTAACTTGCTACTTGATTATATCTATCAAAGCGTGTTAGTGTATTGGTGGATGAAAATTTCTGAGGGCACAAGAATTGCCCAACTTGACTTAAAAGAGGTGTTATTGTGGTTAAAAAGGTTCGTATAATTGGCGTACCTGTTGATTTAGGGGCAGACCGAAGAGGCGTTGACATGGGGCCGAGTGCAATTCGCTACGCAGGGATAGTATCTAAAATTAAAAAATTAGGTATTCAAGTTGAAGACAGAGGAAATATTTCCGTTGCAGTATCTGAAAGCAGCCAACAAGGAGAGCCTAACTGCAAGTACTTAAATGAAATCAGTCAGTACAGCGAACTTCTTGCCCAGGAGGTTTTACAAGCATTCGAAGATAAATGTTTGCCTTTGGTGATAGGTGGTGACCACAGTATAGCAATAGGAGCCGTTGCTGGAGCAGCAAAAGCTTGCCAAAAAACAGGATTAATCTGGTTTGACAGCCATGGGGATTTCAATACCCCGGAAACTACTTCTAGCGGCAATATCCATGGGATGCCATTAGCAGTCTCGACTGGAAGGGGAGCCGATTCCCTTGTAAACTGTGGTGGACTTGTACCGAAGGTTGCAGAAGAGAATACTGTATTAATTGGTATTCGGAGTTTGGATGAGGAAGAAGCACGTCTCATGGCTGAGAGTAAGATGACTATTTTTACCATGAAAGAAGTAGATCGTATAGGTATTAGAGATGTTGTTAACCAGGCTTTAGTAATAGCGAAGAATGGTACATCCGGGTTGCATATTAGTTTGGATATGGATGCTATCGACCCCATAACTGCTCCAGGAGTTGGGACACCTGTTCGAGGAGGCTTAAGCTATAGGGAAATACATCTTGCCATGGAGCTTATTGCTGAAGAGGGGATCCTTACTTCCATTGATATATCAGAAGTAAACCCTATTTTGGATCAACGAAATGCAACAGCAGAGCTGGCAGTTGAACTGGTGCTGTCAATGCTGGGCAAAACAATTCTTTAACCTTATGATAACTGCTCCGCAGGGAAGTTCCTACGTAATAT harbors:
- a CDS encoding aldehyde ferredoxin oxidoreductase, with the translated sequence MGGYTGKILRVNLTTGEIIKDELDLAKAKKFIGGRGLGAMMLSEEIASDVDPLSPDNKVFFVTGPLTGSSVPTGGRFMVVTKSPLNNAIASSNSGGYWGAELKFAGYDMLIVEGKADKPTNIFINDDKVELRSAENVWGKIVSETTDTLTEEFGDPKAKVMCIGPGGEKLSLIAAVMNDRFRAAGRSGVGAVMGSKNLKAVVVKGSGKVDVANPDKLREVLKVASKKIREHGVTGQGLPAYGTAILVNVVNESGVYPTNNFQESFFSTAEATSGETLAEKYLKKKDPCYRCPIACGRYCEVDGVGGGGPEYETIWAFGADVGVDNLETVIKANNLCNELGIDTISVGATIAAAMELYQRGYIKDEALAGGPALKFGSSEAVLHYTSAIGWGEGLGAKMAEGSYRLADFYGVPEYSMSVKKLELPAYDPRGIQGHGLQYATSNRGGCHVRGYLISPEILGVPEKLDRFALEGKATWAKIFQDLTASIDAAGLCLFTSFAWGADDYADVLNAVMGTELTGADILAIGDRIWNVERVFNLANGYTKDDDTLPRRLLEDPISDGPSKGHVHRLSELLPEYYEVRGWDEDGLPTQEKLTELGLVGEKLPKFKVG
- a CDS encoding molybdopterin synthase sulfur carrier subunit yields the protein MEIKVKLFATFREGRFAVEQMEFPEGATVLDVAKKIKIEPKEVSIAMINGFSSELDSVLNEGDTLVLFPPVGGG
- a CDS encoding histidine kinase, with product METNMFMKKKQIHRYFHKGQHVCMYHKDFHIYHRYLKWIRPAVFLFHLFIVYLLFRWIGNQTIAILFAVFISIKEIMHLSFLWRLENKIFKPMNKLKTAVDEIANGNYNVKVDYEVSNEFTVLIHSFNEMAEKLQESEKIQLAYEENRKALIGNISHDLKTPITAIQGYIEAVLDGAAISPEKTSKYLKIIYHNTVYINKLIDDLFLFSKIDMEKLDFQYQDIEIRSYMRDLMEEFQLELEERQVKFYYTDKMESEQLVHLDRKRIHQAVRNIIGNSVQYGNREGLTIWVELSLEGNFTYIKLRDNGPGIPNDKLPHVFNRFYRVDVERTKDFMSTGLGLAIAKELIEAHGGEITVSSIEQEGTCFTIMLPAAK
- a CDS encoding two-component system response regulator, which produces MKQKQILIIEDDINIAELERDYLQLNGYKVDLVQDGSLGLKKALAGIYDIILVDLMLPNTNGYEIIQEIRKKLEIPIIVVSARNEDIDKIRGLGFGADDYLTKPFSPAELAARVKSHIKRYERLMGKKVPNEIINHKGLEINTAAHRVYINGKEIQMTTKEYDFLLYLASNPNIVLSKEQIFDTIWGEEYYGDTATVAVHIQKIRKKIEKDPSNPEYIETLWGAGYRFNS
- a CDS encoding arginase; protein product: MVVKKVRIIGVPVDLGADRRGVDMGPSAIRYAGIVSKIKKLGIQVEDRGNISVAVSESSQQGEPNCKYLNEISQYSELLAQEVLQAFEDKCLPLVIGGDHSIAIGAVAGAAKACQKTGLIWFDSHGDFNTPETTSSGNIHGMPLAVSTGRGADSLVNCGGLVPKVAEENTVLIGIRSLDEEEARLMAESKMTIFTMKEVDRIGIRDVVNQALVIAKNGTSGLHISLDMDAIDPITAPGVGTPVRGGLSYREIHLAMELIAEEGILTSIDISEVNPILDQRNATAELAVELVLSMLGKTIL